The following are encoded together in the Kwoniella europaea PYCC6329 chromosome 1, complete sequence genome:
- a CDS encoding 60S ribosomal protein L25, which yields MAPSTKAAAKPQDAKAKSAKKAALKGVSGGSVRKVRTSVSFHRPKTLRLPRAPRYPRKSVPHLPRMDQFRTIQHPLNTESAMKKIEEHNTLVFIVDLKANKRNIKDAVKKLYDVDAAKVNTLIRPDGKKKAYVRLTADFDALEVANKVGSPPGLSDNRSKST from the exons ATGGCTCCTTCAACCAAGG CCGCTGCCAAACCCCAAGATGCCAAAGCCAAATCGGCCAAGAAAGCTGCCCTCAAGGGAGTTTCCGGTGGATCCGTTCGAAAAGTTAGAACCTCAGTTTCTTTCCACCGACCAAAGACTTTGAGATTACCTCGTGCTCCTCGATACCCAAGAAAATCCGTTCCTCATTTACCTCGAATGGATCAATTCCGAACCATCCAACATCCCCTTAACACCGAATCTGccatgaagaagattgaggaaCACAACACTCTCGTTTTCATCGTTGACCTCAAGGCTAACAAGCGAAACATCAAGGATGCCGTTAAGAAGCTTTACGATGTTGATGCTGCCAAGGTTAACACCcttatcag ACCCGACGGTAAGAAGAAGGCCTACGTTAGATTGACTGCCGACTTCGATGCTCTTGAAGTTGCCAACAAGGTGGGTTCACCTCCTGGCCTCAGTGACAATCGCAGCAAGAGCACTTAG